The following proteins are co-located in the Conyzicola lurida genome:
- a CDS encoding PHP domain-containing protein — protein sequence MPTGPIDLHTHSSVSDGTETPAELIGAAVSAGLGTVALTDHDSTAGWAEAAAAASGTGLMLVPGMELSTNQGQASVHMLAYLFDPDDATIMRETARIRDGRLHRAERIVERIARDYAITWDDVLAQSSDGGSLGRPHIADALVARGHVVDRSAAFASILHWQGGYYEKYYAPSPLEGVRMIVAAGGVPVLAHPATHDKYRPMDDGTIAQLVDAGLVGLEVDHRDNTEIGKDRLRALAARFGLVLTGASDYHGTGKPNRLGENTTSPAALERILAAGTGSAPFYS from the coding sequence ATGCCTACCGGACCGATCGATCTCCACACGCACAGCAGCGTGTCTGACGGCACAGAGACGCCGGCCGAGCTGATCGGCGCGGCGGTGTCCGCGGGTCTCGGGACGGTGGCGTTGACCGACCACGACTCGACCGCGGGCTGGGCGGAGGCTGCGGCCGCGGCATCCGGCACCGGCTTGATGCTCGTGCCCGGCATGGAACTCAGCACCAACCAGGGGCAGGCGAGCGTGCACATGCTCGCGTACCTGTTCGATCCCGACGACGCGACGATCATGCGGGAGACCGCGCGCATCCGCGACGGCCGGCTGCACCGGGCCGAGCGCATCGTCGAACGCATCGCCCGCGACTACGCGATCACCTGGGACGACGTGCTCGCGCAGTCGTCCGACGGCGGCTCGCTCGGGCGCCCGCACATCGCCGACGCCCTCGTGGCCCGCGGCCACGTCGTCGACCGCAGCGCCGCGTTCGCGAGCATCCTGCACTGGCAGGGCGGCTACTACGAGAAGTACTACGCGCCGAGCCCGCTCGAGGGCGTGCGCATGATCGTCGCCGCCGGGGGAGTGCCGGTGCTGGCACACCCGGCCACCCACGATAAATACCGGCCCATGGATGACGGGACCATCGCGCAACTCGTCGACGCGGGTCTCGTCGGGCTCGAGGTCGACCACCGCGACAACACCGAGATCGGCAAGGATCGGCTGCGCGCGCTCGCCGCGCGCTTCGGGCTCGTGCTCACCGGGGCGAGCGACTACCACGGAACGGGCAAACCGAACCGGCTGGGCGAGAACACCACGAGCCCCGCGGCGCTCGAACGCATCCTCGCCGCCGGTACCGGTTCGGCGCCGTTCTACTCCTAG
- a CDS encoding DUF3107 family protein, producing the protein MDIRIGITNSPREINFESSQTASEVETIIATALESESKFIKLVDSKGKLYIVPVANLGYVEVGSESTRRVGFVA; encoded by the coding sequence GTGGACATTCGCATCGGTATTACCAACAGCCCCCGTGAGATCAACTTCGAGTCGTCGCAGACGGCGAGCGAGGTGGAGACCATCATCGCGACCGCGCTCGAGTCGGAGAGCAAGTTCATCAAGCTCGTCGACAGCAAGGGCAAGCTCTACATCGTCCCCGTCGCCAACCTGGGCTACGTCGAGGTCGGTTCCGAGTCGACCCGCCGCGTCGGGTTCGTGGCCTAA
- a CDS encoding ArsR/SmtB family transcription factor — protein sequence MNSFEVLSHPVRFRIVQILASGEHMSGEISDAVTGNYGVGRSAVSKHLAVLRDSGWVDVQVEGPVRWYKLRDEWWRLVDRVLEWLRYLWKRRIGTLSKNDTNPAYASTGDPFRPTPLDG from the coding sequence ATGAACTCGTTCGAGGTGCTGTCCCACCCGGTGAGATTTCGCATCGTCCAGATTCTCGCATCGGGCGAGCACATGTCGGGCGAGATCTCCGACGCCGTCACCGGTAACTACGGCGTCGGGCGCTCGGCCGTCTCGAAGCACCTCGCGGTGCTGCGCGACAGTGGCTGGGTCGACGTCCAGGTGGAGGGGCCGGTGCGCTGGTACAAGCTCAGAGACGAGTGGTGGCGGCTCGTCGACAGAGTCCTCGAGTGGCTCAGATACCTTTGGAAACGCCGCATCGGAACGCTGTCGAAGAACGACACCAACCCGGCATACGCCTCCACGGGAGACCCCTTCCGGCCGACGCCGCTGGACGGCTGA
- a CDS encoding endonuclease/exonuclease/phosphatase family protein — protein sequence MFRRLLAAVVLVVVAAVLLVLAWPQLFGLQQAVGVAHVVSFRAVAAVVAVGLMVIFTLIGLLFHTPRRLLAGLAVLLLVFALINTAVLSVRGFGNASAETQTESGVTVLSWNTLGDVPSADTIATIALDEGADIVTLPETTEAMALEVSILMKAEGRPMWVHTVAFDQVSKARSTSVLTSAELGEYSQDTEIGNTATLPTVVLRPDDGSGPTIISVHSVAPVPGEFDNWRADLDWLAAACSGDNVIMAGDFNSTLDHMTGLGTTAETTLGDCADTALATGNAAVGTWPTTIPALLGSPIDHIMATENWRVIGMRVLQDRDTAGSDHRPIVAQLQPAD from the coding sequence ATGTTTCGCCGTCTCCTCGCCGCCGTCGTCCTCGTCGTGGTCGCGGCCGTGCTGCTCGTTCTCGCGTGGCCGCAGCTGTTCGGCCTGCAGCAGGCGGTGGGCGTCGCCCACGTCGTGTCGTTCCGCGCCGTCGCAGCGGTGGTCGCGGTCGGCCTGATGGTGATCTTCACCCTGATCGGTCTCCTCTTCCACACCCCGCGGCGCCTCCTCGCCGGCCTCGCCGTGCTGCTGCTGGTCTTCGCGTTGATCAACACCGCGGTGCTGTCGGTGCGCGGCTTCGGCAACGCGAGCGCCGAGACGCAGACCGAGTCGGGCGTCACCGTGCTGTCGTGGAACACCCTCGGCGACGTACCGAGCGCCGACACCATCGCCACGATCGCGCTCGACGAGGGTGCGGATATCGTGACGCTGCCGGAGACGACCGAGGCGATGGCGCTCGAGGTTTCTATCCTGATGAAGGCCGAAGGGCGCCCGATGTGGGTGCATACCGTCGCCTTCGACCAGGTCTCCAAGGCCCGGTCGACGTCGGTGTTGACCAGTGCCGAGCTCGGCGAGTACTCCCAAGACACCGAGATCGGCAACACCGCGACCCTGCCCACGGTGGTGCTGCGCCCCGACGACGGCAGCGGCCCCACCATCATCTCCGTGCACAGCGTGGCACCCGTTCCCGGCGAGTTCGACAACTGGCGCGCCGACCTCGACTGGCTGGCCGCGGCCTGCAGCGGCGACAACGTCATCATGGCGGGCGACTTCAACTCCACCCTCGACCACATGACCGGCCTCGGCACGACGGCGGAGACGACCCTCGGCGACTGCGCCGACACGGCACTCGCGACCGGCAACGCGGCCGTCGGCACCTGGCCGACGACGATCCCCGCGCTACTCGGGTCGCCGATCGACCACATCATGGCGACCGAGAACTGGCGCGTCATCGGCATGCGCGTGCTGCAGGACCGCGACACCGCGGGCAGCGACCACCGCCCGATCGTCGCGCAGCTGCAGCCCGCCGACTGA
- a CDS encoding ferritin-like fold-containing protein translates to MVNWFSRKGKRVEVPRLRPRSESEPTTKVDLVELTPDLLTFLGKAAYLQLTIFENLGSAIASAPTTDAKELLARVAALSLAKHHGLTAEIRRHGEEPGAVMEPFTADIDAFQATTRGGDWSEELVACHITAGFLDDFFVRLAAGLPADYATRVTTVLRADSGSDLLAEEIRGVIDDDEKLASRLAMWGRRLVGDTMLIARSTLASSANSLSDEERIEPVFTELIASHTRRMDGLGLTA, encoded by the coding sequence GTGGTCAATTGGTTTTCGCGCAAGGGCAAGCGCGTCGAAGTCCCGCGTCTTCGTCCCCGGTCTGAGTCCGAACCGACGACCAAGGTGGACCTCGTCGAGCTCACCCCCGACCTGCTGACCTTCCTCGGCAAGGCCGCGTACCTGCAGCTGACGATCTTCGAGAACCTCGGTTCCGCCATCGCCTCCGCGCCCACGACCGACGCGAAAGAGCTGCTCGCCCGCGTCGCCGCACTCTCGCTCGCGAAGCACCACGGGCTCACCGCCGAGATCCGCCGCCACGGCGAGGAGCCGGGGGCCGTGATGGAGCCGTTCACCGCCGACATCGACGCGTTCCAGGCCACGACCCGGGGAGGCGACTGGAGCGAAGAGCTCGTCGCCTGCCACATCACCGCCGGATTCCTCGACGACTTCTTCGTGCGCCTCGCTGCCGGCCTGCCCGCCGACTACGCGACGCGCGTCACCACGGTGCTGCGCGCAGACTCGGGATCCGACCTCCTCGCCGAGGAGATCCGCGGCGTCATCGACGACGACGAGAAGCTCGCGTCACGACTGGCCATGTGGGGCCGCCGCCTCGTCGGCGACACCATGCTGATCGCCCGCTCGACGCTCGCGTCGAGCGCGAACAGCCTGTCGGACGAAGAGCGTATCGAGCCGGTGTTCACCGAACTGATCGCCTCGCACACGCGGCGCATGGACGGCCTCGGCCTTACCGCGTAG
- a CDS encoding PD-(D/E)XK nuclease family protein: protein MTIRGFQAATTRGAVPVVAALDDSQRAVLGLPDGESAAVIGAPGTGKTTTMIELVADRVLGRGWTADELVVLTPNRASATRLRDTLAVRLGVATNGPIARTTNSIAFELVQHAATVSGADRPKLLTGGDQDQLIKELLLGHIEEGTGPAWPPILAPEVRQLQGFRTELRELIMRSTEFGVTPDRLRELGARHGHEEWTAAADFVDEYLRVLGSLQHNSLDAAELMAFATAALDPATNDGGIGDKLGRLRLVVVDDLQETTEATIGMLRAFVARGVAVVAFGDPDVATNAFRSGERDALGTLSTRLGLPGLRTFILSTAHRQGTELRALTSAVTDRIGTAAAGRQHAAVAGGPSYEQPVVTVRAATPAREVAAIARLFRQHHLLRGVPFGRMAVVVRTGSLIRPISRALALAEVPTRTLAGGTALRDDQAARALLTVVDVGLGRTELSPALATEIMLGPFGGFDRLALRRLRVALRAEELDGGGNRGSDELLVEALSAPGRFATIDHRIGRNADRIAQTLAATAELAADNGSIEQLLWLVWERSGLAKVWFEQALGTGLTAADANRNLDGVMALFTAARRFAERRPNDGPRLFIDDLLGAEVPEDTLAPQTNDESVLVTTPSGAVGLEFDVVAVAGLQDGVWPNLRIRGSLLYPQDLVAASTGQLVARDDDGASAADDRKQVLGDELRMFALAVSRATTQVILTAVANEDEAASVLFGLVPPGIGEELDATEWHPLSLRGVTGRLRRELVRPRPDIPAAFATADRADAAASLARLARARVPGADPAEWHGLLEPSTTGPLHDLDDPEVTVGVSPSKLEAFEASPLNWFIDVMSGSQSSTAMGIGTIVHWAMETATDPSVEALWAAVESRWSELLFESPWLAEKQRRAVRVLTAGLSEYLTDFRGAGKELVAAEPSFSVVVGRAKLNGKIDRVEKHDDGSIVIVDLKTGRAETNQAKIDANAQLGAYQLAYDHGVLEELPEGHKAGGAKLLYVASGKGGKLYREAVQGPLVGSELDELRARIELAAIGMAAAEFAGVLNLDAYGPGNDPKYRIHLVKAVTA from the coding sequence GTGACCATCCGCGGATTCCAAGCAGCGACGACGCGCGGTGCCGTCCCCGTCGTCGCGGCTCTCGACGACTCCCAACGCGCTGTTCTCGGGCTCCCCGACGGCGAATCGGCCGCGGTCATCGGGGCCCCGGGCACGGGCAAGACGACCACCATGATCGAACTGGTGGCCGACCGGGTGCTGGGCCGTGGCTGGACGGCCGACGAACTCGTCGTGCTGACTCCCAACCGTGCCTCGGCGACCCGGTTGCGCGACACCCTGGCGGTGCGCCTCGGCGTCGCCACCAACGGGCCGATCGCCCGCACCACCAACTCCATCGCCTTCGAGCTCGTGCAGCACGCGGCGACCGTGTCCGGTGCCGACCGTCCCAAGCTGCTCACTGGCGGGGACCAGGACCAGCTCATCAAAGAACTGCTGCTCGGCCACATCGAGGAGGGCACGGGGCCGGCGTGGCCGCCGATCCTCGCGCCCGAGGTGCGCCAACTGCAGGGATTCCGTACCGAACTGCGCGAGCTCATCATGCGCTCCACCGAGTTCGGCGTGACGCCCGACCGGTTGCGCGAACTGGGCGCGCGGCACGGCCACGAGGAGTGGACCGCGGCCGCCGACTTCGTCGACGAATACCTGCGCGTGCTCGGCTCCCTGCAGCACAACTCGCTCGACGCCGCCGAGCTGATGGCGTTCGCCACGGCGGCGCTCGACCCCGCGACGAACGACGGCGGCATCGGCGACAAGCTCGGCCGGCTGCGGCTCGTCGTCGTCGACGACCTGCAGGAGACCACCGAGGCCACCATCGGTATGCTGCGCGCCTTCGTCGCCCGTGGCGTCGCCGTCGTTGCCTTCGGCGATCCGGATGTCGCGACCAACGCCTTCCGCAGTGGCGAACGCGACGCGCTGGGAACCCTGTCCACGCGACTCGGGCTCCCGGGGCTGCGCACCTTCATCCTCTCGACGGCCCACCGGCAGGGCACCGAGCTGCGTGCCCTCACCAGCGCGGTCACGGACCGCATCGGTACGGCCGCCGCGGGGCGTCAGCACGCCGCGGTCGCGGGAGGCCCGTCGTACGAGCAGCCCGTCGTCACGGTGCGCGCGGCTACGCCGGCACGCGAGGTCGCCGCGATCGCGCGGCTGTTCCGCCAGCACCACCTGCTGCGAGGCGTGCCGTTCGGCCGCATGGCGGTCGTGGTGCGCACCGGATCGCTGATCCGCCCGATCAGCCGGGCGCTCGCGCTCGCCGAGGTGCCCACGCGTACCCTCGCCGGCGGCACGGCGCTGCGCGACGACCAGGCCGCCCGTGCGCTGCTGACCGTTGTCGACGTCGGGCTGGGCCGCACCGAACTCTCCCCGGCCCTCGCCACCGAGATCATGCTCGGCCCGTTCGGCGGCTTCGACCGGCTCGCCCTGCGCCGCCTGCGGGTGGCGTTGCGCGCCGAGGAGCTCGACGGCGGCGGCAACCGCGGCAGCGACGAGCTGCTCGTCGAGGCGCTGAGTGCGCCGGGCCGTTTCGCCACGATCGACCACCGCATCGGTCGCAACGCCGACCGCATCGCCCAGACCCTCGCTGCGACCGCCGAGCTCGCCGCCGACAACGGGTCGATCGAGCAACTGCTCTGGCTGGTCTGGGAGCGCTCGGGTCTCGCCAAGGTCTGGTTCGAGCAGGCGCTCGGCACCGGGCTCACCGCGGCCGACGCCAACCGCAACCTCGACGGCGTGATGGCCCTGTTCACCGCCGCCCGCCGCTTCGCCGAGCGCCGCCCGAACGACGGGCCCCGGCTGTTCATCGACGACCTGCTCGGAGCCGAGGTCCCCGAAGACACCCTCGCCCCGCAGACCAACGACGAGTCGGTGCTCGTCACCACCCCCTCCGGAGCCGTCGGCCTGGAGTTCGACGTCGTCGCCGTCGCGGGGCTGCAAGACGGCGTGTGGCCCAACCTGCGCATCCGCGGCTCGCTGCTCTATCCGCAAGATCTGGTCGCGGCATCCACGGGTCAACTCGTCGCGCGCGACGACGACGGCGCCTCGGCGGCCGACGACCGCAAGCAGGTGCTCGGCGACGAACTGCGCATGTTCGCGCTCGCCGTGTCGCGCGCGACCACGCAGGTGATCCTCACCGCCGTCGCCAACGAGGACGAGGCGGCGTCGGTGCTGTTCGGGCTCGTGCCGCCGGGCATCGGCGAAGAACTCGACGCGACCGAGTGGCACCCGCTATCGCTGCGCGGAGTCACGGGGCGGCTGCGGCGCGAACTCGTGCGCCCGCGGCCCGACATCCCGGCCGCGTTCGCGACGGCAGACCGGGCGGATGCCGCGGCCTCCCTCGCGCGCCTGGCCCGGGCCCGCGTGCCCGGTGCCGACCCCGCGGAGTGGCACGGACTGCTCGAACCGTCGACCACCGGCCCGCTGCACGACCTCGACGACCCCGAGGTGACCGTCGGCGTCTCGCCGTCCAAACTCGAGGCGTTCGAGGCGAGCCCGCTCAACTGGTTCATCGACGTGATGAGCGGCTCGCAGTCGAGCACCGCGATGGGCATCGGCACCATCGTCCACTGGGCGATGGAGACGGCCACCGACCCGTCGGTCGAGGCGCTCTGGGCGGCGGTCGAGTCACGCTGGAGCGAACTGCTCTTCGAGTCGCCCTGGCTCGCCGAGAAGCAGCGGCGCGCGGTGCGGGTGTTGACCGCGGGGCTGTCGGAGTACCTCACCGACTTCCGCGGCGCGGGCAAAGAACTGGTCGCGGCCGAACCGTCGTTCAGCGTCGTCGTCGGACGCGCAAAGCTCAACGGCAAGATCGACCGGGTCGAGAAGCACGACGACGGGTCGATCGTCATCGTCGACCTCAAGACCGGCCGGGCCGAGACCAACCAGGCCAAGATCGACGCCAACGCGCAGCTCGGCGCCTACCAGCTGGCCTACGACCACGGCGTGCTCGAAGAACTGCCCGAGGGGCATAAGGCCGGGGGAGCGAAGCTGCTCTACGTCGCGTCGGGCAAGGGCGGCAAGCTCTACCGCGAGGCCGTGCAGGGTCCGCTCGTGGGTTCCGAGCTCGACGAACTGCGCGCCCGCATCGAGCTGGCCGCGATCGGCATGGCGGCGGCCGAGTTCGCCGGTGTGCTCAACCTCGACGCGTACGGGCCGGGCAACGACCCCAAGTACCGCATCCACCTCGTGAAGGCGGTGACCGCGTGA
- a CDS encoding aminopeptidase P family protein, which produces MADTTSDAPRATSNRSTTPKSSAFTDFISSGWAERADAAPEPRAQSAFAVARRARISELHPGKRLIVPAGAAKVRSNDTDYPFRAHSAFAHLTGWGADAVSGSVLVLEPTADGHIATLYFREAAGRDSDEFYANSDVGEFWTGPRPSLAHVAADLGLATANLEAFSAVLDTVDADTLLVREADRDITDQVDGRRLLSAATDALDVLDGESGGDDDLARDLSELRLVKDDYEVEQMRLAVDVTKRGFDDVIADLPQIVAHERGERLVEGTFNRRARADGNTVGYDTIAASGPHACILHWTRNDGPVVPGDLILLDAGIELESYYTADITRTLPIGGTFTDVQRRVYEAVLEAADAALAIVRPGIRFREIHAEAMRVIAAKTAEWGLLPVSAEESLEPDHQYHRRYMVHGTSHHLGIDVHDCAAARRDLYLDGVLEPGMVFTIEPGLYFQPDDLTVPEEYRGIGVRIEDDIVVTATGAENLSAGIPRTVAEVEAWLAR; this is translated from the coding sequence ATGGCTGACACGACTTCCGACGCCCCGCGCGCCACCTCCAACCGTTCCACCACTCCCAAGTCGTCGGCGTTCACCGACTTCATCTCGTCCGGCTGGGCAGAGCGGGCGGATGCCGCACCCGAACCCCGCGCCCAGTCCGCGTTCGCCGTGGCCCGTCGCGCCCGCATCTCCGAGCTGCACCCGGGCAAGCGCCTCATCGTTCCCGCCGGCGCGGCCAAGGTGCGCTCGAACGACACCGACTACCCGTTCCGCGCGCACTCCGCGTTCGCGCACCTCACCGGATGGGGCGCCGACGCCGTCTCCGGCAGCGTGCTCGTGCTCGAACCGACCGCCGACGGCCACATCGCCACCCTGTACTTCCGCGAGGCGGCCGGCCGTGATTCCGACGAGTTCTACGCCAACTCCGACGTCGGAGAGTTCTGGACCGGCCCGCGTCCCTCGCTCGCCCACGTCGCCGCCGACCTCGGCCTCGCCACCGCGAACCTCGAGGCCTTCTCCGCCGTGCTCGACACCGTCGACGCCGACACGCTGCTCGTGCGCGAGGCCGACCGCGACATCACCGACCAGGTCGACGGCCGCCGCCTGCTCTCCGCCGCGACCGACGCGCTCGACGTCCTCGACGGCGAGAGCGGCGGGGACGACGACCTCGCCCGCGACCTCAGCGAGCTGCGCCTGGTCAAGGACGACTACGAGGTCGAGCAGATGCGCCTCGCCGTCGACGTGACCAAGCGCGGATTCGACGACGTCATCGCCGACCTGCCCCAGATCGTCGCGCACGAGCGGGGCGAGCGACTCGTCGAGGGCACGTTCAACCGCCGTGCCCGCGCCGACGGCAACACGGTGGGATACGACACGATCGCGGCATCCGGCCCCCACGCCTGCATCCTGCACTGGACCCGCAACGACGGACCCGTCGTGCCCGGCGACCTGATCCTGCTCGACGCCGGTATCGAGCTCGAGAGCTACTACACGGCCGACATCACGCGCACGCTGCCGATCGGCGGCACGTTCACCGACGTGCAGCGCCGCGTCTACGAGGCAGTCCTCGAAGCAGCGGATGCCGCTCTCGCGATCGTGCGCCCGGGAATCCGGTTCCGCGAGATCCACGCCGAGGCCATGCGGGTCATCGCCGCCAAGACGGCCGAGTGGGGCTTGCTGCCCGTCTCCGCCGAGGAGTCCCTCGAGCCCGACCACCAGTACCACCGCCGGTACATGGTGCACGGCACGAGCCACCACCTCGGCATCGACGTGCACGACTGTGCCGCCGCCCGCCGCGACCTCTACCTCGACGGCGTGCTCGAGCCCGGCATGGTCTTCACGATCGAGCCCGGCCTGTACTTCCAGCCCGACGACCTCACCGTTCCCGAGGAATACCGCGGCATCGGCGTGCGCATCGAGGACGACATCGTCGTCACGGCGACGGGCGCCGAGAACCTGTCGGCCGGCATCCCGCGCACGGTCGCCGAGGTCGAGGCCTGGCTGGCGCGCTAG
- a CDS encoding DUF805 domain-containing protein, giving the protein MTDNNARFTPPTAPPLPPVTPVAEGEHPLSLPYYGAGPVTAVKRFFQNYAVFSGRASRAEYWWTTLAFYLVIIVLSVLAGVVGSATRTVDQYGEYQPGGAILVFVIPILLITLASIVPFIALSVRRLHDANLSGLFYLLNFIPSLGSLIMLILAVLPPQPEGARFDGPR; this is encoded by the coding sequence ATGACCGATAACAACGCGCGCTTCACTCCTCCGACCGCCCCGCCCCTGCCGCCGGTCACCCCCGTCGCCGAGGGAGAGCATCCGCTCTCCCTGCCCTACTACGGCGCCGGCCCCGTCACGGCGGTCAAGCGCTTCTTCCAGAATTACGCCGTGTTCTCCGGCCGCGCCAGCCGCGCCGAGTACTGGTGGACCACCCTCGCGTTCTACCTGGTTATCATCGTGCTCTCGGTGCTCGCCGGAGTCGTCGGCTCAGCGACGCGCACGGTCGACCAGTACGGCGAGTACCAGCCGGGCGGCGCAATTCTCGTCTTCGTGATCCCGATCCTGCTGATCACCCTCGCGAGCATCGTGCCGTTCATCGCGCTCAGCGTGCGCCGCCTGCACGACGCGAACCTGTCGGGACTCTTCTACTTGCTCAACTTCATCCCGTCGCTGGGCAGCCTGATCATGCTGATCCTCGCCGTGCTGCCGCCGCAGCCCGAGGGCGCGCGCTTCGACGGGCCGCGCTAG
- a CDS encoding DEAD/DEAH box helicase, which produces MTFADLKIDQDMVDALATKGIVEPFPIQEQTIPMGLAGQDIIGQAKTGTGKTLGFGLPLLQELGIDPAPGVQALVVVPTRELCVQVAEDLTLAASNRSTTVAAIYGGKAYEGQVEQIKAGAQVIVGTPGRLLDLASQRMLSLKDIKVMVLDEADKMLDLGFLADIEKLFAQTPATRHTMLFSATMPGPIVALARRFMNKPIHIRATDPNEGLTQKNIKHVVYRAHSLDKDEVIARILQAEGRGKTVVFTRTKRAAAKLVEELNDRGFNAAAVHGDLNQDQRERAMAAFKAGKKDILIATDVAARGIDVNDVTHVINHTIPDDHDTYLHRAGRTGRAGKTGIAVTFVDWDDMHKWSLINKALEMGIPEPMETYSSSPHLFTDLDIPEGSKGRLKTAGPPRVREPQAASGSRDGGRGGQRSGGDRNGGGDRSGGGQRPARSNSSGSAPAAAPAADGTARPPRSRNRTRTRRPSTPAAE; this is translated from the coding sequence TTGACATTCGCTGATCTCAAGATCGACCAGGACATGGTCGACGCACTCGCAACCAAGGGCATCGTCGAGCCCTTCCCCATCCAGGAGCAGACCATCCCCATGGGTCTCGCCGGCCAGGACATCATCGGCCAAGCCAAGACGGGTACCGGTAAGACCCTCGGCTTCGGTCTCCCCCTCCTCCAGGAACTCGGCATCGACCCGGCTCCCGGCGTGCAGGCCCTCGTCGTGGTCCCGACCCGCGAGCTGTGCGTGCAGGTTGCCGAAGACCTCACGCTCGCGGCATCCAACCGCTCGACCACCGTCGCCGCCATCTACGGCGGCAAGGCCTACGAGGGCCAGGTCGAGCAGATCAAGGCCGGAGCCCAGGTGATCGTCGGTACCCCCGGCCGCCTGCTCGACCTCGCGAGCCAGCGCATGCTGAGCCTCAAGGACATCAAGGTCATGGTCCTCGACGAGGCCGACAAGATGCTCGACCTCGGCTTCCTCGCCGACATCGAGAAGCTGTTCGCGCAGACGCCCGCGACCCGCCACACGATGCTGTTCTCCGCGACGATGCCCGGCCCGATCGTGGCCCTCGCCCGTCGCTTTATGAACAAGCCGATCCACATCCGCGCGACCGACCCCAACGAGGGCCTCACGCAGAAGAACATCAAGCACGTCGTCTACCGCGCGCACTCGCTCGACAAAGACGAGGTCATCGCCCGCATCCTGCAGGCCGAGGGCCGCGGCAAGACCGTCGTCTTCACGCGCACCAAGCGCGCCGCCGCCAAGCTGGTCGAAGAGCTGAACGACCGTGGCTTCAACGCCGCCGCCGTGCACGGCGACCTGAACCAGGACCAGCGCGAGCGCGCCATGGCAGCGTTCAAGGCCGGCAAGAAGGACATCCTGATTGCCACGGATGTCGCGGCCCGCGGTATCGACGTCAACGACGTCACGCACGTGATCAACCACACCATCCCCGACGACCACGACACCTACCTGCACCGCGCGGGCCGTACGGGCCGTGCCGGCAAGACCGGTATCGCCGTGACGTTCGTCGACTGGGACGACATGCACAAGTGGTCGCTCATCAACAAGGCGCTCGAGATGGGCATCCCCGAGCCGATGGAGACCTACTCCTCCTCGCCGCACCTCTTCACCGACCTCGACATCCCCGAGGGCTCGAAGGGCCGGCTCAAGACCGCGGGCCCGCCCCGCGTGCGCGAGCCGCAGGCAGCGTCGGGCTCACGCGACGGCGGCCGTGGCGGCCAGCGCAGCGGTGGTGACCGCAACGGTGGCGGCGACCGTAGCGGTGGCGGCCAGCGCCCCGCCCGCTCGAACTCCTCCGGCAGCGCGCCGGCGGCGGCTCCCGCGGCGGACGGCACCGCCCGTCCCCCGCGCAGCCGCAACCGCACGCGCACCCGCCGCCCGTCGACACCGGCCGCAGAGTAG